The following nucleotide sequence is from Achromobacter spanius.
ACCTGCTGGGCCAGGCTCGCATGTGGCTGACGCTGGCGGGCGAAGTCGAAGGCGCCGGCCGTGACGAAGACGCGTTGGCCTATCACCGCGACGCGCATCAATTCCACAACGTGCTGCTGGTTGAACGCGCCAATGGCAACTACGCCGACACCATGGCGCGCCAGTTCCTGTTCGACGTGTGGCACTACTTCCTGTTGCAACGCCTGGAGCAGTCCGCTGACGAACGTGTCGCCGCCATCGCCGCCAAGTCCATCAAGGAAGTCACCTACCACGTGCGCCGCTCGTCGGACATGGTGGTGCGCCTGGGTGATGGCACCGACGAAAGCCACGCCAAGATGCAGGCCGCCATCGACGACGCCTGGCGCTTTACCGGCGAATTGTTCGCCGACGACGCCGTGGACCAGGACGTGGCCGCGCGCGGCATCGGCTGCGAACTTTCCGCCCTGCGCGCACCGTGGCTGGCCCACGTGCGCGAAGTGCTGGAAGAAGCCACCTTGAC
It contains:
- the paaC gene encoding 1,2-phenylacetyl-CoA epoxidase subunit PaaC, producing the protein MDKTLFEYLLRLGDSSLILSQRLGAWTGHGPILEEDLALTNTALDLLGQARMWLTLAGEVEGAGRDEDALAYHRDAHQFHNVLLVERANGNYADTMARQFLFDVWHYFLLQRLEQSADERVAAIAAKSIKEVTYHVRRSSDMVVRLGDGTDESHAKMQAAIDDAWRFTGELFADDAVDQDVAARGIGCELSALRAPWLAHVREVLEEATLTVPDETAANHLAYRGGRQGKHTEELGYVLAEMQYLPRAYPGASW